The following proteins are co-located in the Silene latifolia isolate original U9 population chromosome 1, ASM4854445v1, whole genome shotgun sequence genome:
- the LOC141641126 gene encoding protein FAR-RED IMPAIRED RESPONSE 1-like → MGANPNKQNGFKDIANFEKCKFAIEASLQNDFIVIGAFSLEHNHVLKRENTRHMVSYRMFDEYFKRRALLNDAAGISIANNFQILVREAGGHENLKINKRDIRNFLNQERIRSRINGDATALEARFIKLKEVDPDFYYAIQTDFEGKLLNVFWADGRCRGMAKAFGDAISYDATFCVNRYKMPFTPFFGVNHHGSTVVLAAALISHEDAESFTWVFKRWLDCMGRASSVILTDQCKGIGKAVKDIFTNTHHRLCLWHIMVNATQNLGSFVSYQNALRSKVEEELMLNFACHERPSPYNKTIIAEEVFQRAYTSNIFSLVKDEVNGLIHTNAESHLNIGNFSSFNVTDEVTTPFLKRREKKYNVTANLDFGEFNCTCKLFEFKGILCRHIIRVLQLKKVQFIPDKYILNRWRKDLVRGYEHLPVEYYNPGESE, encoded by the exons ATGGGGGCCAATCCGAACAAACAAAACGGGTTTAAAGACATTGCAAATTTTGAGAAATGCAAATTTGCAATAGAAGCATCGTTACAAAATGATTTTATTGTCATCGGTGCGTTTTCGTTGGAACACAATCACGTTTTAAAACGTGAAAATACTCGTCACATGGTAAGTTACCGGATGTTTGACGAATATTTCAAAAGACGGGCCTTATTGAACGACGCTGCCGGTATTTCTATTGCCAATAACTTCCAAATTCTCGTTAGAGAAGCGGGTGGGCATGAAAATTTAAAAATCAACAAGCGTGACATACGGAATTTTCTTAATCAAGAACGAATACGTAGTAGAATTAACGGGGATGCAACGGCTTTGGAGGCTAGATTTATTAAACTTAAGGAAGTCGATCCAGATTTTTACTACGCCATTCAGACGGATTTTGAAGGCAAGCTACTAAATGTGTTTTGGGCTGACGGACGTTGTAGAGGAATGGCAAAGGCATTTGGTGATGCAATTTCTTACGATGCTACATTTTGTGTTAACAG GTACAAAATGCCCTTTACTCCATTTTTTGGCGTAAATCATCACGGCAGTACTGTTGTGCTTGCTGCCGCTTTGATTTCACATGAAGATGCGGAAAGCTTCACTTGGGTGTTTAAGAGATGGTTAGATTGTATGGGTAGAGCTTCATCGGTTATACTCACGGATCAATGCAAGGGAATTGGTAAGGCTGTGAAGGACATATTTACTAATACTCATCACCGTTTGTGTCTGTGGCACATAATGGTTAACGCAACACAGAACTTGGGAAGTTTTGTCAG TTATCAAAATGCACTAAGATCCAAGGTCGAGGAAGAATTAATGTTGAACTTTGCTTGTCACGAAAGACCGTCTCCTTATAATAAGACAATCATAGCTGAGGAAGTCTTCCAAAGGGCTTACACATCTAACATATTTAGTTTGGTGAAGGATGAGGTAAACGGTCTTATACACACCAACGCTGAGTCTCATTTGAACATTGGGAATTTCTCTTCGTTTAATGTAACGGATGAGGTGACAACACCGTTTTTGAAGCGTCGGGAGAAAAAGTACAATGTTACGGCCAACTTGGACTTCGGTGAGTTTAATTGTACTTGTAAACTTTTCGAGTTTAAAGGTATATTGTGCAGGCATATTATTCGTGTACTACAGCTGAAGAAAGTGCAGTTTATTCCCGACAAGTACATTTTGAATCGATGGCGAAAGGACTTGGTTCGGGGTTATGAGCACCTTCCTGTTGAGTACTACAATCCTGGTGAGTCTGAATGA